A window of the Proteus terrae subsp. cibarius genome harbors these coding sequences:
- a CDS encoding VENN motif pre-toxin domain-containing protein, with translation MGNNIVTAIANGSAPYLANEVKNQIQGNSVESDIQRTIAHGLLNAGLALAKGENAVVQASGAMTGETVGILSHSLYGKTPEELTETEKQDISAWATLTSGIVGGLISDNSTGVANAAQAGKVVVENNYLNNSDHRQKTSLELKERQGNITEVEQLKLAELRIKDINTTQAVLDACVGGTSPECTAARKDAFKAIDTYVNLTYQNPKTAQAGYQEIERLLN, from the coding sequence ATGGGCAACAATATTGTTACTGCGATTGCTAATGGTTCCGCGCCTTATCTTGCCAATGAAGTGAAAAACCAAATTCAAGGCAACAGTGTTGAAAGTGATATTCAGCGCACGATAGCGCACGGATTACTCAATGCAGGTCTTGCGTTGGCAAAAGGTGAGAATGCAGTAGTGCAAGCTTCTGGCGCAATGACAGGCGAAACGGTGGGTATTTTATCGCACTCACTTTATGGCAAAACCCCCGAAGAGCTGACTGAGACTGAAAAGCAGGATATAAGTGCATGGGCAACGTTAACTTCTGGGATTGTCGGCGGTTTAATCAGTGATAATAGCACAGGCGTTGCCAATGCTGCCCAAGCAGGGAAAGTGGTGGTTGAGAATAATTATTTAAATAACTCAGACCATCGCCAAAAAACATCGTTGGAGCTTAAAGAGCGTCAAGGAAATATAACTGAAGTTGAACAACTGAAACTGGCTGAGTTACGGATTAAAGATATAAATACAACACAAGCTGTGCTTGATGCTTGTGTTGGCGGTACCTCACCAGAATGTACCGCAGCCAGAAAAGATGCATTTAAGGCGATAGACACCTATGTAAATCTAACGTATCAAAACCCAAAAACAGCGCAAGCAGGTTATCAAGAAATCGAGCGTTTGTTGAACTAG
- a CDS encoding autotransporter domain-containing protein → MAYFMKNIVIPTSLSFFFLLFSNSSWSETDILQTKQRIIDQRNNWLEEIKTGVITAPPEKESKTAELDRIISNNYQAITGERRELAEADKSQDHSYVFNTYANILFGNNAKSINFNDIQAYQDLNILHNTGTYAYDPNKKRARSIDFILKELFSRGRPYQVIDKEGNYLDNYTSITGSSYPSGHTWNGYKQAAVLSILFPEKGSEIFARAIEYGESRVIVGAHFATDTIASRIGNYYLLSQMLANDDTTRTFVKLAKEVRQNVANQCKNQNCLSPSKEITNDEAGYYGTKDPETSSLISPNKIPGSASNLLRLRFAYLTKEQRRSILASTAYPSNSLAGWASNGNDPDSSWGLINLPKAYNGPSYFYNHFIVNQTTNEFDFAEFGKLDEWKNDISGPGKLIKQGDGTLILSGNNHFAGVEVNQGNLLLTGENNYSKNSAINGGTLLLEGKLNSLLDVNKGTLLLNDGSVNSQVSINDKGILSGKGKINQLKVNSGGMVSPGHSIGTININDTVIFNSGSHYHVEINTQGDSDKITSLGTAVLNGGTVNVSLEDNQNLLTKNDVQSLYNTKYTILTANKGINGKFTDVNPNYLFIGTTLSYDQNAVILNIGRNNTAFSSLAKTNNQTSIANAIEVLPSGHPVYESIVRMDIKHDVRSAYNELTGQIHADVLSHQLNSSRQIKETLLTQVKNAEDLKGEKESTDNKGNVWAKVLYNWEDSSSDGNANSYDTSTYGILLGADQRFNNDKMLLGIATGFTKTSLSGYNSHANSENYHLSLYGGYDLAPFTLRTGASNTFHRVHTSKTVNYASQSDKNNAHYDGNTSQIFIEAAYPITLSDAQLEPFVNLEYAKTKNATINEQGGRAALQAHSQSLDSTTSTTGLRLNNQWKLNSKSNISLYGELGWLHQYNDVERGINLRFTNTQPTFTANSVDTAQDALVVKAGTTIKINEISRVSIGYSGLTAKNQQNNSVDMKVSISF, encoded by the coding sequence ATGGCTTATTTTATGAAAAACATTGTAATACCTACCTCGTTAAGCTTCTTTTTTTTACTTTTTTCGAATTCATCATGGTCTGAAACAGATATTTTACAAACCAAACAACGTATTATAGACCAACGTAATAATTGGCTAGAAGAGATCAAAACTGGTGTTATCACAGCTCCCCCTGAAAAAGAGTCAAAAACAGCCGAACTAGATAGAATAATAAGCAATAATTATCAAGCTATCACTGGTGAACGGAGGGAACTCGCCGAAGCTGATAAGTCACAGGATCATTCTTATGTTTTTAATACCTATGCCAATATTTTATTTGGCAACAACGCCAAGTCGATCAATTTTAACGATATTCAAGCTTACCAAGATCTGAACATATTACATAACACAGGTACATATGCTTATGATCCAAACAAAAAAAGAGCACGCTCGATAGATTTTATCTTAAAAGAACTTTTTTCACGTGGTCGGCCTTATCAGGTTATTGATAAAGAAGGTAATTATCTTGATAACTACACCAGTATAACAGGCTCTTCTTATCCAAGTGGCCATACGTGGAACGGGTACAAACAAGCTGCAGTGCTATCCATTTTATTCCCTGAAAAAGGTAGCGAAATATTTGCCCGAGCAATCGAATATGGTGAAAGTAGAGTCATCGTAGGAGCACATTTTGCAACAGATACCATCGCATCGAGAATAGGAAATTATTATCTATTATCACAGATGCTTGCCAATGATGACACAACCCGTACCTTTGTTAAGCTTGCCAAAGAAGTCCGCCAAAATGTCGCTAACCAATGTAAAAATCAAAATTGCTTATCACCGTCAAAAGAAATTACTAACGATGAAGCGGGTTATTATGGAACAAAAGATCCTGAAACTTCATCCCTAATTTCTCCCAATAAAATTCCCGGATCAGCCAGCAATTTACTGCGTTTACGTTTTGCATATTTAACCAAAGAGCAGAGGCGATCTATTTTAGCGAGTACAGCCTACCCAAGTAATTCTTTGGCTGGCTGGGCTTCAAACGGAAATGATCCAGATTCTAGCTGGGGATTAATTAATCTTCCTAAAGCCTATAATGGACCTTCATATTTCTATAATCATTTTATTGTTAATCAAACAACTAATGAATTTGACTTCGCTGAGTTTGGTAAACTTGATGAATGGAAAAATGATATTAGTGGGCCTGGTAAATTAATCAAACAAGGCGATGGCACATTGATCTTATCTGGCAATAACCATTTTGCTGGCGTCGAGGTTAATCAAGGCAATTTACTACTCACCGGTGAAAATAATTATTCAAAAAATTCTGCCATTAATGGGGGAACATTGTTACTTGAAGGGAAATTAAATTCTTTGCTGGATGTTAACAAAGGTACGTTGCTATTAAATGATGGAAGTGTAAATTCTCAAGTTAGTATCAATGACAAGGGTATACTTTCTGGTAAAGGAAAAATTAATCAGTTGAAGGTTAATTCAGGAGGCATGGTATCACCAGGCCATTCAATTGGTACGATAAATATAAACGATACTGTAATTTTTAATTCTGGTAGTCACTATCATGTTGAAATAAACACACAAGGTGATAGCGACAAAATAACCAGTCTCGGTACCGCAGTACTTAACGGAGGAACGGTTAATGTATCTCTTGAAGATAACCAAAATCTCCTCACAAAAAATGATGTTCAAAGTTTATATAACACAAAATATACCATTTTAACGGCAAATAAAGGTATTAATGGTAAATTTACTGATGTAAACCCAAACTACCTTTTTATAGGAACAACGTTATCTTATGATCAAAATGCAGTAATATTAAATATTGGAAGAAATAATACTGCATTTTCAAGTTTGGCAAAAACAAACAATCAAACATCAATAGCCAATGCAATAGAGGTATTACCTTCAGGGCATCCAGTCTATGAAAGCATTGTAAGAATGGATATAAAGCATGATGTCCGCTCTGCCTATAATGAATTAACAGGTCAAATTCATGCCGATGTTTTATCTCATCAACTCAACAGTAGTCGGCAAATAAAAGAAACACTCCTCACTCAGGTTAAAAATGCAGAAGACCTTAAAGGTGAAAAAGAAAGTACAGACAATAAAGGCAATGTCTGGGCTAAAGTTCTATATAATTGGGAAGATAGTTCAAGTGATGGTAATGCGAATAGTTATGATACTTCAACCTATGGCATACTATTAGGAGCAGACCAACGTTTTAATAACGATAAAATGTTACTTGGCATCGCAACGGGGTTCACCAAAACCTCTCTCTCGGGTTATAACAGTCACGCCAATAGCGAAAATTATCATTTATCACTTTATGGTGGTTATGATTTGGCCCCCTTCACCTTGCGTACAGGCGCATCTAATACGTTTCATCGTGTCCATACGTCAAAAACGGTCAACTATGCCTCACAATCAGATAAAAATAACGCGCACTACGATGGAAATACCAGCCAGATCTTTATCGAAGCAGCTTATCCGATAACTCTCTCCGATGCACAATTAGAGCCTTTTGTTAATTTAGAATACGCCAAAACAAAAAACGCTACCATTAACGAGCAAGGAGGCCGTGCAGCCTTGCAAGCCCATTCACAAAGTCTAGATTCAACCACATCTACTACAGGATTACGTTTAAATAACCAGTGGAAACTTAACAGTAAATCTAATATTTCTCTGTATGGTGAACTAGGTTGGTTACACCAATACAACGATGTGGAACGAGGTATCAATTTACGCTTCACTAATACCCAACCAACATTTACTGCTAATAGCGTTGATACGGCACAGGATGCTCTTGTAGTTAAAGCAGGAACAACCATTAAAATCAATGAAATATCAAGAGTATCAATTGGATATAGTGGATTAACAGCAAAAAATCAGCAAAATAATAGCGTTGATATGAAAGTATCTATCTCTTTCTGA
- a CDS encoding EndoU domain-containing protein, with translation MYVGSIYAFGGVSAVVNSGILVKQFGKDIAKPRVKLELIPPKGSNNSAELGAGSKWAVDKNGVYSPKEIESITKVEKGDTKYNADLLPYKDIVGKVDPNTNYIDILSPEAKLHILYGESPTQGGHLFPGNPGKTTFPSNWPAEKVIHEIGDIATSPTTQWYAQSGTGGLYTKAGRPARWVAWETRDGVRMRVIYEPANGKVVTAFPDKTSQPGSLKPIK, from the coding sequence ATGTATGTTGGTTCTATTTATGCCTTTGGCGGAGTATCAGCGGTTGTAAATTCAGGCATATTGGTTAAGCAATTTGGGAAAGATATTGCAAAACCTAGAGTTAAGCTAGAGCTGATACCACCAAAAGGCTCAAATAATAGTGCTGAATTAGGCGCTGGTAGTAAATGGGCTGTAGATAAAAACGGGGTATATAGTCCCAAAGAAATTGAAAGTATTACAAAGGTAGAGAAAGGTGATACTAAATACAATGCGGATTTGTTACCTTATAAAGATATTGTTGGAAAAGTTGATCCTAATACAAATTATATTGATATTCTCTCTCCAGAGGCGAAGCTGCATATACTATATGGAGAAAGCCCAACTCAAGGTGGCCACTTGTTCCCTGGTAATCCAGGGAAAACAACTTTTCCATCTAATTGGCCAGCAGAAAAAGTAATACATGAAATTGGTGATATAGCGACATCACCAACGACTCAGTGGTATGCACAATCAGGAACTGGCGGTTTATATACAAAAGCGGGAAGACCAGCTAGATGGGTGGCATGGGAAACTCGTGATGGAGTACGTATGAGGGTAATTTACGAGCCAGCAAATGGTAAAGTAGTTACTGCTTTTCCTGATAAAACATCGCAACCAGGTTCTCTGAAACCAATAAAATGA
- a CDS encoding alpha-keto acid decarboxylase family protein yields the protein MNKTVVEYMLNRLYDLGISDVFGVAGDYAFPIEDTICNSSHMRWIGNCNELNAAYAADGYARIKGMAALSTTFGVGELSAINAIAGSYAENLPIFHLVGMPASGVQKSKRLVHHTLGNGDFDIFYQLGQRLACAHTILTPKNCITEMERLIATALKERRPVYIGLPSDYATMQVIEHSPVTTPKKPISDQEILEKVVSLITEKLTHSNNICVLPGILSSRLGLSDNVQSFINKTGLPYATMFMDKSILSESHPQYIGMYDGKLMTPEVREFVENSDYVLGIGAMMTDFNTGSFTANIKSEQFISIMPEYVEIDSVIYSSIYMEDVLSALTERLPNKIYHQIKAKGLGKAVLSDNGKITAQYLYPHLEKFFKPNDIIIAETGTSSMGLGFALLPDGAQFHNQTLWGSIGWATPASFGAALAAPNKRVILITGEGSHQLTVQEISQFIRFGLKPIILVLNNDGYLIERLLCDYPEAYYNDLTQWNYHQLPKAFGARDWHCEKVTTIDELNKALEFAGTAENASYIEIVTERYEASELAQKLKESKSSLYSF from the coding sequence ATGAATAAGACTGTCGTTGAATATATGTTAAACCGCTTATATGACTTAGGAATAAGTGATGTTTTTGGTGTTGCCGGCGATTATGCCTTTCCTATAGAAGACACTATTTGCAATAGCAGCCATATGCGTTGGATTGGTAACTGCAACGAATTAAATGCAGCTTACGCTGCTGATGGTTATGCCCGTATTAAAGGTATGGCTGCATTATCAACAACCTTTGGTGTTGGTGAATTAAGTGCGATTAATGCTATTGCTGGCTCTTATGCAGAAAACTTACCTATTTTTCATTTAGTTGGTATGCCAGCAAGTGGTGTACAAAAAAGTAAGCGTCTGGTTCATCACACATTAGGTAATGGTGATTTTGATATTTTTTATCAATTAGGCCAACGTCTTGCTTGTGCTCACACAATATTAACACCTAAAAATTGTATTACAGAAATGGAACGCTTAATTGCGACTGCATTAAAAGAGCGTCGTCCCGTTTATATTGGCTTACCTTCTGATTATGCCACTATGCAAGTGATAGAACATTCACCTGTTACCACACCGAAAAAACCAATAAGTGATCAAGAAATACTAGAAAAAGTGGTATCACTCATTACTGAAAAGCTTACACACAGCAATAATATCTGCGTATTACCAGGTATTTTATCCTCGCGTTTAGGGTTATCAGATAATGTTCAGTCTTTTATTAATAAAACCGGCTTACCTTATGCCACTATGTTTATGGATAAAAGTATTTTAAGTGAATCTCATCCCCAATATATTGGTATGTATGATGGCAAATTAATGACACCTGAAGTCAGAGAATTTGTAGAAAATAGTGATTACGTATTAGGAATTGGTGCAATGATGACTGATTTTAATACAGGAAGTTTTACTGCCAATATTAAATCAGAACAATTTATCAGCATCATGCCAGAATATGTTGAAATCGATTCCGTTATCTACTCATCGATTTATATGGAAGACGTACTCTCAGCACTGACTGAAAGGTTACCGAATAAAATCTATCATCAGATAAAAGCCAAAGGATTAGGTAAAGCGGTGTTATCTGATAATGGTAAAATTACTGCTCAGTATCTCTATCCTCATTTAGAAAAGTTCTTTAAGCCTAACGATATTATTATTGCTGAAACAGGTACATCATCAATGGGATTAGGTTTTGCCCTGTTACCAGATGGTGCACAGTTCCATAATCAAACATTATGGGGCTCTATTGGTTGGGCAACACCGGCATCATTTGGTGCTGCACTTGCAGCACCTAACAAACGAGTTATTTTAATTACAGGTGAAGGCTCACATCAATTAACCGTACAAGAGATTAGCCAATTTATTCGTTTTGGATTAAAACCAATCATCCTTGTTTTAAATAACGATGGTTACTTAATTGAACGATTATTATGTGATTACCCCGAAGCTTATTATAACGACCTTACTCAATGGAATTATCATCAGTTACCTAAAGCTTTTGGTGCAAGAGATTGGCATTGTGAAAAAGTCACAACAATAGATGAATTAAATAAAGCACTTGAATTCGCTGGAACCGCAGAGAATGCCTCTTATATCGAAATAGTAACAGAACGATATGAAGCTTCTGAATTAGCACAAAAATTAAAAGAGTCTAAAAGTTCGTTATATTCATTCTAA
- a CDS encoding SymE family type I addiction module toxin, whose product MIASPKLTIRGNWLSELGFTMGSNITLTRQAGQWIIRLAEE is encoded by the coding sequence ATAATTGCGAGTCCAAAACTGACTATCAGAGGTAATTGGCTGAGTGAGTTAGGGTTTACGATGGGTAGCAACATCACTCTCACCCGCCAAGCCGGACAGTGGATTATCCGGCTAGCTGAGGAATAA
- a CDS encoding LysR family transcriptional regulator, with amino-acid sequence MDIRTLRYFVEVVQLNGFSRAADALFITQPAISRSIKKLEDELGVTLLLREVDGVRLTDDGAILFEHAKQILAQFNNMNKALQDKSGPLTGVLNVGLPPVIASTYFADIIMAFSSLHPQVELKIFELGTKQMADAMREGRVETAAVVLPFNEDTFELIPFSEDHLMLLMSPSHPLAIKKEVHFKELINEPFIFFSEDFRINDLIYSACGIYNTMPIIAGRSNHLDLIIAMVKAGVGITLLPNSMCNKNPIDDLVVVPVVEPILSYQIALANNKNNYKSRSCQAWEQLARKKLIIE; translated from the coding sequence ATGGATATTCGCACATTGCGCTATTTTGTTGAGGTTGTTCAATTAAATGGTTTTAGCCGAGCCGCTGATGCACTATTTATCACTCAACCTGCGATTAGTCGTAGTATTAAAAAATTAGAAGATGAGTTAGGTGTAACTTTATTACTGAGAGAAGTTGATGGTGTCAGGCTAACGGATGATGGTGCAATACTATTTGAACATGCAAAACAGATACTTGCGCAATTTAATAATATGAATAAAGCATTACAGGATAAGTCTGGGCCATTAACAGGGGTATTAAATGTTGGATTACCTCCTGTAATAGCCTCGACTTATTTTGCTGATATTATTATGGCATTTAGTTCTCTTCATCCTCAGGTTGAACTAAAAATATTTGAACTAGGCACCAAGCAAATGGCCGATGCCATGAGAGAAGGAAGAGTTGAAACAGCCGCGGTCGTATTGCCTTTTAATGAAGATACTTTTGAATTAATACCTTTTTCAGAAGACCACTTAATGTTATTAATGTCGCCATCCCATCCTTTGGCTATAAAAAAGGAAGTTCATTTTAAAGAGTTGATTAATGAGCCTTTTATTTTCTTTTCTGAAGATTTTCGTATTAATGATTTAATTTATAGTGCTTGTGGTATTTACAATACAATGCCTATTATTGCGGGGCGTAGCAATCATTTAGATTTAATTATTGCAATGGTAAAAGCGGGTGTGGGAATAACGCTTTTACCTAACAGCATGTGTAATAAAAACCCTATTGATGATTTGGTTGTTGTTCCAGTGGTCGAGCCAATATTGTCATATCAAATAGCACTAGCGAATAATAAAAATAACTATAAAAGCCGCAGTTGCCAAGCATGGGAACAGTTAGCAAGAAAAAAGCTAATAATAGAATAA
- a CDS encoding SymE family type I addiction module toxin, whose protein sequence is MIASPKLTIRGNWLSELGFTMGSNITLTRQTGRLIIRMAKRK, encoded by the coding sequence ATAATTGCGAGTCCAAAACTGACTATCAGAGGTAATTGGCTGAGTGAGTTAGGGTTTACGATGGGTAGCAACATCACTCTCACTCGCCAAACCGGACGGTTGATTATCCGAATGGCTAAGAGGAAGTGA
- a CDS encoding MafI family immunity protein produces MGVNQKIQSFGNKLKGRLDASLVDFDLEYINHSENILAFETLCDHIADYGVEITKDEYNQVIEIVNELNLELDERYLYIKPEKSS; encoded by the coding sequence ATGGGTGTTAATCAGAAAATACAATCTTTTGGTAACAAATTAAAAGGGCGTTTAGATGCATCATTAGTTGACTTTGATTTAGAGTACATAAATCATTCAGAAAATATTTTAGCATTTGAAACATTATGTGATCATATAGCAGATTATGGTGTAGAAATAACAAAAGATGAGTATAACCAAGTCATAGAGATAGTGAATGAACTCAATCTTGAATTAGATGAAAGATATTTATATATAAAACCAGAAAAAAGTAGTTAA
- a CDS encoding VENN motif pre-toxin domain-containing protein, which yields MGILSHSLYGKTPEELTETEKQNISAWATLTSGIVGGLISDNSTGVANAAQAGKVVVENNWLSTNQLENFAHKARTCVGEECQQVIRDMVDANIRQQEEIKQICSTSPEQCKQQYGYLVEQWNAFDTAIKHLAADKSLPDDFRDYLPAVYMLSMDATGITVEHQWAKRLEAMGLEPETAGLIAMALPGMINSGSGKGTTNKQTSIPVVKQLNVSKDKFISPENPGITQSRVNVANVTFDNGKIRGFDYAMGKHGIDASVPNKSRFTVTNNEVKEYYNDLI from the coding sequence GTGGGTATTTTATCGCACTCACTTTATGGCAAAACCCCCGAAGAACTCACCGAAACTGAAAAGCAGAATATAAGTGCATGGGCAACGTTAACTTCCGGTATTGTCGGCGGTTTAATCAGCGATAATAGCACAGGCGTTGCCAATGCCGCCCAAGCTGGGAAAGTGGTGGTTGAGAATAATTGGTTGAGCACCAATCAACTAGAAAATTTTGCGCATAAAGCAAGAACTTGTGTCGGTGAAGAATGTCAGCAAGTTATTCGTGATATGGTTGATGCCAATATTCGGCAACAGGAAGAGATAAAGCAAATCTGTTCAACCTCACCAGAGCAGTGTAAACAGCAGTATGGATATTTAGTTGAACAATGGAATGCTTTCGATACAGCAATAAAACATCTTGCAGCAGATAAATCGTTGCCTGATGATTTTCGTGATTATTTGCCTGCAGTGTATATGTTGAGTATGGATGCGACAGGGATTACAGTCGAACATCAGTGGGCTAAACGATTAGAGGCAATGGGGCTTGAACCAGAAACAGCCGGTTTGATAGCGATGGCACTTCCCGGAATGATTAATAGTGGAAGTGGTAAAGGAACAACTAATAAGCAAACGAGTATTCCTGTTGTAAAACAACTGAATGTAAGTAAAGATAAATTTATTTCTCCAGAAAATCCGGGAATTACACAATCGAGAGTGAATGTCGCAAATGTAACATTTGATAATGGTAAAATAAGAGGGTTTGACTATGCGATGGGTAAACATGGTATTGATGCTAGTGTGCCTAATAAAAGCCGTTTTACTGTTACAAATAATGAGGTTAAAGAGTATTACAACGACCTGATATAG
- a CDS encoding VENN motif pre-toxin domain-containing protein: protein MGNNIVTAIANGSAPYLANEVKNQIQGNSVESDIQRTIAHGLLNAGLALAKGENAVVQASGAMTGETVGILSHSLYGKTPEELTETEKQNINAWATLTSGIVGGLISDNSTGVANAAQAGKVVVENNYLTAKQITSWLEKYYLASTDEEKKHLVELGNNVDAEQQQKAIETRITKEHLVQQQDELILLIQSADCNVHCKSIAEYSIRKLDPIIENYSELQRGNNIPRAVVATTALGLPIMSKAISPYVASWLGSTTVASRVVGVTTTGTANLAMQVHNINTDPKASFSYASFGFSLLTGRITSGMGYWRTLTTNTTGCGYFKFN from the coding sequence ATGGGCAACAATATTGTTACCGCGATTGCTAATGGTTCCGCCCCTTATCTTGCTAATGAAGTGAAAAACCAAATTCAAGGTAACAGTGTTGAAAGTGATATTCAGCGCACGATAGCGCACGGATTACTCAATGCAGGCCTTGCGTTGGCAAAAGGTGAGAATGCAGTAGTACAAGCTTCTGGCGCAATGACAGGGGAAACAGTGGGTATTTTATCGCACTCACTTTATGGCAAAACCCCCGAAGAACTCACCGAGACTGAAAAGCAGAATATAAATGCATGGGCAACGTTAACTTCTGGGATTGTCGGTGGTTTAATCAGTGATAATAGCACAGGCGTTGCCAATGCCGCCCAAGCTGGGAAAGTGGTGGTTGAGAATAATTATTTAACAGCCAAACAAATAACTTCATGGCTTGAAAAGTATTATCTTGCTTCTACAGATGAGGAAAAAAAACATTTAGTTGAATTAGGAAATAATGTCGATGCAGAACAACAGCAAAAAGCGATAGAAACTAGGATCACTAAAGAGCATTTGGTTCAACAACAAGATGAATTAATTTTACTTATTCAATCAGCAGATTGTAATGTTCATTGCAAATCAATTGCTGAATATAGTATCAGAAAACTGGATCCTATCATTGAAAATTATAGTGAATTACAGCGTGGTAATAATATTCCACGAGCCGTTGTTGCAACGACAGCATTAGGTTTACCTATAATGAGTAAGGCTATTAGCCCTTATGTAGCGAGTTGGTTAGGTAGCACTACTGTTGCTAGCCGTGTGGTAGGTGTAACAACTACGGGCACAGCAAATTTAGCCATGCAGGTGCATAATATTAACACAGACCCAAAAGCGAGCTTTAGTTATGCAAGCTTTGGTTTTTCTTTGTTAACAGGAAGAATAACATCAGGAATGGGGTATTGGAGAACGCTCACAACCAATACTACTGGGTGCGGGTATTTCAAGTTTAATTGA